TGATAATATACAAATTAAAGTTGTTAACCAACAAGTAAGCTTAACTCCATTAGAAACTAATGTCTTTGGTATTTATATTGGTGAACAACCAGCAAAAGAATCTAACATAGGATTAATTATTGGTTTAATCTTTGGTACAATTACTTTAGTAGGCATTGGTAACTACTTTGGTTATCGATACTATAAAAATCATAAAAGTAAATAAAAATAATAAATAAAAGCACAACCAATTAAGGTTGTGTCTTTTTTAATCATTAATATAAATTAAGCCAATTTATTGTTTTTCTTTAATGTTTTTAATGTTTTTGTTGAAATCATTACACGTTTAGAGCTATTTTTGCTAGTTTTAATCTTAGCAGGTTGTAGATTAACTTTTCAATTACGTCGTGAATGATTCATTGCAAATGAACGAGTATTACCCGTCATTTGTCCTCTTTCAGTTAACTGATCTTTACGACTCATAGCTGATATATTCTATATTAATTATTTGGGAATCTTATTATAGATTGCAACACCCAATTCATGTCAACCTTCAGTATTGCGATCAAATGCACCAATAAACCATTCAATTTCTTCATCAGTCACATCTTTGCCATTATTTAACTCTTTGTATGTCTTTGGCAATCCACATAAATTGATGTAATCTTTAAAGCATTTAATATATTCATCAATGGAGTTAACATTAAATAATTCCTTGGCTAATTCAAGTGAAAGTTCTTTAAATTTAGGGCTAATTGAACACATATATTCAATATATGTTGGTGTTACTAATGCAAGTGCTGCTCCATGAGAAGCGTCTCATTTACCAGATAAACTATGAGCAAGGCCATGAACCTTTCAATCACCACCCCTAGTATTAAAACTTGATAATCCGTTATGTGATCAAGCTGAAGCTCACAATATATTACTTCGTGCTTCTAAATTGTTGAGATCTTTCATTACGATTGGTGTAAATTGTAATAGTGTTTTCATATTAGCAATTACATAGTTTTTTGTCCATACAAATGTTTGATCGACATCATAATATTGTTCTAATAAATGTGACATAATATCAAAACAACCACATCCTGTTTGCCACTTACTTACTGTTAAAGTGTAACTTGGATCAGAAAAACAAACTAATGGGCGTTCTTTTGTTTTAACACCT
Above is a window of Candidatus Malacoplasma girerdii DNA encoding:
- a CDS encoding iron-dependent alcohol dehydrogenase, which encodes MYMPSQFYLNTKYYFGVGVVKESLASEIQHIKAKKLLLLYGGGSIKKNGIYDTVINAIKASKVDYIELDGVQPNPIDTHTMEAVNICRKERVDLILAVGGGSVIDEAKVVANIATNHNYKDVWSYMNDEAVNAKNDPLPVFAVIIIAATASENNYGAVITNTKTKDKWGVKTKERPLVCFSDPSYTLTVSKWQTGCGCFDIMSHLLEQYYDVDQTFVWTKNYVIANMKTLLQFTPIVMKDLNNLEARSNILWASAWSHNGLSSFNTRGGDWKVHGLAHSLSGKWDASHGAALALVTPTYIEYMCSISPKFKELSLELAKELFNVNSIDEYIKCFKDYINLCGLPKTYKELNNGKDVTDEEIEWFIGAFDRNTEGWHELGVAIYNKIPK
- the rpmB gene encoding 50S ribosomal protein L28 is translated as MSRKDQLTERGQMTGNTRSFAMNHSRRNWKVNLQPAKIKTSKNSSKRVMISTKTLKTLKKNNKLA